From one Vannielia litorea genomic stretch:
- the tsaD gene encoding tRNA (adenosine(37)-N6)-threonylcarbamoyltransferase complex transferase subunit TsaD, giving the protein MSTITVLGIESSCDDTAAAVLRWDGAAEVLSSEVSGQTDLHAAFGGVVPEIAARAHAERLDLMVELALEKAGLGLGDLDAIAVTSGPGLIGGVVSGVMCAKGLAAATGLPLLGVNHLAGHALTPRLTDGLAFPYLMLLVSGGHCQFLIAHGPDNFERLGGTIDDAPGEAFDKSARLLGLPQPGGPAIEEAAKAGDPSRFDLPRPLIREPHCDMSFSGLKTALLRARDAVMQEGNRLNQQDVCDLSASFQAAVGEVLAAKTARAFETYMALGPSEPALAVAGGVAANQSLRAALAAEAERAGARFTAPPLALCTDNAAMIAWAGIERLRAGGQADDMTLAARPRWPLDSAAVPMLGSGKKGAKA; this is encoded by the coding sequence ATGAGCACCATCACCGTTCTTGGCATCGAATCCAGCTGCGACGACACCGCCGCCGCCGTTCTGCGCTGGGATGGTGCGGCGGAGGTGCTCTCCTCCGAGGTCTCCGGCCAGACCGATCTCCATGCCGCTTTCGGTGGCGTCGTGCCCGAGATCGCCGCTCGCGCCCATGCCGAACGGCTCGATCTCATGGTCGAACTGGCGTTGGAGAAGGCGGGCCTCGGGCTGGGCGACTTGGATGCCATCGCCGTCACCTCGGGTCCGGGGTTGATCGGTGGCGTGGTCTCCGGCGTGATGTGCGCCAAGGGTCTCGCGGCGGCCACCGGCCTGCCCCTCCTCGGGGTCAATCACCTCGCAGGCCACGCTCTGACCCCGCGCCTGACCGATGGCCTCGCCTTCCCCTACCTGATGCTGCTCGTCTCCGGCGGGCATTGCCAGTTTCTGATCGCCCACGGGCCAGACAACTTCGAGCGGCTCGGCGGCACGATCGACGACGCCCCGGGCGAGGCCTTCGACAAATCCGCCCGCCTCCTCGGCCTGCCCCAGCCAGGCGGCCCTGCCATCGAAGAGGCGGCAAAGGCGGGCGATCCCTCACGGTTTGACCTGCCCCGCCCGCTGATCCGTGAGCCGCATTGCGACATGTCCTTCTCCGGCCTCAAGACCGCCCTGCTTAGGGCGCGGGATGCGGTGATGCAGGAGGGCAACCGCCTGAATCAGCAGGATGTTTGCGACCTCTCCGCCAGCTTTCAGGCGGCTGTGGGCGAGGTGCTCGCCGCCAAGACCGCCCGCGCGTTCGAGACCTACATGGCGCTCGGCCCAAGCGAGCCTGCGCTGGCCGTAGCGGGCGGCGTGGCGGCCAACCAATCGCTGCGCGCGGCACTTGCTGCCGAGGCCGAACGCGCCGGTGCCCGCTTCACTGCACCGCCCCTCGCCCTCTGCACCGACAACGCTGCAATGATCGCATGGGCCGGGATAGAGCGGCTCCGCGCGGGCGGCCAGGCCGACGACATGACCCTCGCTGCCCGCCCCCGCTGGCCGCTTGACAGCGCCGCCGTTCCAATGCTCGGCTCCGGCAAGAAAGGCGCAAAGGCATGA
- a CDS encoding uroporphyrinogen-III synthase — protein MNRLPVLLTRPERGSAEFAALLQEAARDIEIITSPLIRIEAMRPATLPGPEDAVIFTSVSGVEAFSAWQEGAGRRAWCVGERTARAARAAGFQAVAGAGTAAQLPEIIRAERSTGLLWHLHGTHQRGDLASDLFALGIQARSVVIYDQPAVPLDPAVRARIGAGEAMVTPLFSPRTAGLLAAEVKNIGANLRVVALSEAVADKWPGPCALADRPDAEAMRDTVLRESG, from the coding sequence GTGAACCGCCTCCCCGTTTTGCTCACCCGCCCGGAGCGGGGATCGGCGGAATTTGCCGCACTGCTGCAGGAGGCGGCGCGCGACATCGAAATCATCACCAGCCCGCTCATCCGGATCGAAGCGATGCGCCCTGCCACACTGCCGGGGCCGGAGGATGCGGTGATTTTCACCTCCGTCAGCGGTGTCGAAGCGTTCAGCGCATGGCAGGAGGGTGCGGGCCGCCGGGCGTGGTGCGTGGGAGAGCGCACGGCGCGGGCGGCGAGGGCTGCGGGGTTTCAGGCCGTGGCGGGGGCCGGAACGGCGGCGCAACTGCCTGAGATCATTCGGGCCGAAAGGAGCACTGGCCTGCTCTGGCATCTGCATGGGACGCACCAGCGCGGCGACCTTGCGAGCGACTTGTTTGCCCTTGGCATTCAGGCCCGCAGCGTGGTGATCTACGATCAGCCCGCCGTGCCGTTGGACCCCGCCGTGCGCGCCCGGATCGGGGCCGGTGAGGCGATGGTTACGCCGCTCTTCTCACCGCGCACGGCAGGGCTATTGGCCGCAGAAGTCAAAAACATTGGTGCGAATCTGCGGGTTGTCGCGTTGAGTGAGGCAGTGGCCGACAAGTGGCCGGGCCCCTGCGCCCTTGCGGACCGGCCGGATGCTGAGGCGATGCGCGACACTGTGCTCCGTGAGTCCGGTTGA
- a CDS encoding COG4223 family protein: MTVAGSDDKPDKTSDDAAKADTKLSIPEQSGLKNPSAKGDIADGTEPADETAKPEPVSAADAPSGDAAAPDATLEPAEPLKTGATERGPDTLEGDTSDGSADASADDVPDLTSEPEPEATLTALATPAPAPQKSTVVPMLFGGLLAGLIGFIAAWYIWGRDGSAAELTARVDAQAEALEVVQTSVESKASVEAVTALDSRIATLESAPAADTSETETTIANQAEALAAISARIEELEKAPVEGSSDEASQAALAAYGREVEALRKEVSEQMSQMNAALEAAKETEAQAAARQEEAAAAAARAAEQRALLDVQQALETGVPYSEALGRISSAEIPEGLAATATEGVPTLDSLKSGFPAAAREALKVSRAETAGEDGGGFGSWLTRQVGARSLEPKEGGDPDAVLSRAEAALTTGALATALEEIAALPPSGQDAMADWAAQARIRNDAVTGAESLSATLTSN; encoded by the coding sequence ATGACTGTGGCGGGTTCTGACGACAAGCCGGACAAAACATCGGACGACGCGGCCAAGGCCGATACCAAACTTTCGATCCCCGAACAGAGCGGCCTCAAGAACCCTTCGGCCAAGGGTGATATTGCTGACGGTACAGAGCCCGCGGATGAGACAGCCAAGCCAGAGCCGGTTTCGGCCGCCGATGCCCCCAGCGGTGATGCCGCCGCGCCCGACGCCACGCTAGAGCCTGCCGAGCCCTTGAAGACCGGCGCCACCGAGCGGGGCCCTGACACGCTGGAAGGCGATACATCGGATGGATCGGCTGATGCCTCCGCTGACGATGTGCCCGACCTCACGAGTGAGCCGGAGCCGGAGGCAACCCTTACCGCGCTCGCGACGCCCGCTCCCGCGCCGCAGAAGTCCACCGTAGTCCCCATGCTCTTCGGCGGCCTCCTTGCCGGGCTGATCGGCTTTATCGCTGCGTGGTACATCTGGGGTCGCGATGGATCGGCTGCCGAGCTTACGGCCCGCGTCGATGCACAGGCGGAGGCGCTGGAGGTCGTTCAAACCTCTGTCGAGTCCAAGGCTTCTGTCGAGGCGGTGACGGCGCTGGATAGCCGGATCGCCACGCTGGAGTCGGCCCCTGCGGCGGATACCAGCGAGACAGAGACCACCATCGCCAATCAGGCAGAGGCTCTGGCCGCGATTTCTGCGCGGATCGAGGAGCTGGAGAAGGCTCCGGTCGAGGGCTCGTCCGACGAGGCGAGCCAAGCCGCGTTGGCTGCCTATGGCCGTGAGGTCGAGGCGCTGCGCAAGGAAGTCTCGGAGCAGATGAGCCAGATGAATGCCGCTCTGGAGGCCGCCAAGGAGACCGAGGCACAGGCCGCCGCGCGACAGGAAGAGGCTGCTGCTGCCGCAGCACGCGCCGCCGAGCAGCGTGCGCTGCTGGATGTGCAGCAGGCGCTGGAGACCGGTGTGCCCTATAGCGAAGCGCTGGGCCGGATCTCCTCTGCCGAGATCCCGGAAGGCTTGGCAGCTACCGCCACCGAGGGCGTGCCCACGCTAGATTCCCTGAAGTCCGGCTTCCCCGCAGCGGCGCGTGAGGCGCTGAAGGTGTCCCGAGCCGAGACGGCGGGCGAGGATGGCGGCGGGTTTGGCTCGTGGCTCACCCGCCAGGTCGGCGCGCGCTCGCTCGAGCCAAAGGAGGGCGGCGACCCAGATGCCGTGCTCTCCCGCGCCGAGGCTGCGCTAACCACCGGCGCGCTGGCGACCGCGCTCGAAGAGATTGCCGCCCTGCCCCCAAGCGGTCAGGACGCCATGGCAGATTGGGCCGCGCAGGCCCGCATCCGCAACGATGCCGTCACCGGGGCCGAAAGCCTCTCTGCCACACTGACAAGTAACTAG
- a CDS encoding heme biosynthesis protein HemY — translation MLWSVLKILFFVVIVAALALGAGFVMENGPSVLLRVGSIEFAPSPLVAIICALLLLLAVWVILKLAGLLVAVVRFLNGDETAMSRYFDRHREKRGYEALSDGMMALASGEGQLALTKANRAERYLGKPELTRLLTAQAAEQVGDRKTAEEAYKAMLTDDRTRFVGVRGLMKQKLAAGETDTALKLAEKAFSMKPGHEEVQDTLLQLQAGNADWTGARKTLSAKLKHGSLPRDVHRRRDAVLALSEAKGVVDEGGSIEAREAAIEANRLSPDLVPAAVMAAHSYIEQDKPRYATRVIKKAWEAQPHPDLASAFAAIQPDESPEARLKRFQPLLRSHPEHEEARLLLAELNLAAEDFPAARKSVTQIASAEGANARALTIMAAVERGEGGDDHVVRAWLARALTAPRGPAWVCDKCQNIHGQWSPTCDNCGAFDTLSWREPPKAEVSMPGGVEMLPLLVGPAPEPEPEEAPVVLHEGEVEEAETVEPATEPEEDGPVEEKEK, via the coding sequence ATGCTCTGGTCGGTTCTCAAAATCCTGTTTTTCGTGGTGATCGTCGCGGCGCTCGCGCTGGGCGCCGGGTTCGTGATGGAAAATGGCCCATCGGTGCTGCTGCGCGTCGGCTCCATCGAGTTTGCGCCCTCGCCGCTGGTGGCGATCATCTGCGCGCTGCTCTTGCTGCTGGCGGTCTGGGTCATCCTCAAGCTGGCCGGGCTTCTGGTGGCCGTTGTCCGCTTTCTGAACGGCGACGAAACAGCGATGAGCCGGTATTTCGATCGCCACCGCGAAAAACGCGGCTACGAGGCGCTTTCGGACGGCATGATGGCGCTGGCCTCGGGCGAGGGGCAGCTGGCGCTAACCAAGGCCAACCGGGCCGAGCGCTACCTTGGCAAACCCGAGTTGACCCGCCTGCTCACCGCGCAGGCTGCCGAACAGGTGGGCGACCGCAAGACGGCGGAAGAAGCCTACAAGGCCATGCTCACCGATGACCGCACCCGCTTTGTCGGCGTGCGTGGCCTGATGAAGCAGAAGCTCGCCGCTGGCGAGACCGATACCGCGCTAAAGCTCGCCGAGAAGGCGTTCTCGATGAAGCCGGGCCACGAGGAGGTGCAGGATACCCTGTTGCAACTCCAGGCCGGCAATGCCGATTGGACCGGCGCCCGCAAAACCCTCAGTGCCAAGCTGAAGCACGGCTCGTTGCCGCGCGATGTGCATCGCCGCCGCGATGCGGTTCTGGCGCTGTCGGAGGCGAAGGGAGTGGTCGACGAGGGCGGCAGCATCGAGGCCCGCGAAGCCGCGATCGAGGCGAACCGGCTCTCGCCCGATCTGGTGCCTGCCGCCGTCATGGCCGCGCACAGCTACATCGAACAGGATAAGCCGCGCTACGCGACCCGCGTGATCAAGAAGGCTTGGGAGGCTCAGCCGCACCCCGATCTGGCCTCGGCCTTTGCCGCGATCCAGCCCGATGAGTCGCCGGAAGCCCGGTTGAAGCGCTTCCAGCCGCTGCTCCGCTCGCACCCGGAGCATGAGGAAGCGCGCTTGCTGCTGGCCGAGCTGAACCTCGCGGCAGAAGACTTTCCGGCTGCCCGCAAGTCGGTGACACAGATTGCCAGTGCCGAGGGGGCCAACGCCCGTGCGCTCACGATCATGGCCGCTGTCGAACGCGGTGAAGGCGGTGACGATCACGTTGTTCGCGCCTGGCTTGCCCGCGCCCTGACCGCGCCGCGCGGTCCGGCTTGGGTGTGTGACAAGTGTCAAAACATCCACGGCCAATGGTCGCCGACCTGCGACAACTGCGGCGCCTTCGATACCCTCAGCTGGCGCGAACCGCCGAAAGCCGAGGTCAGCATGCCCGGCGGCGTCGAAATGCTACCGCTGCTCGTTGGCCCGGCGCCCGAGCCGGAGCCCGAAGAGGCCCCTGTGGTCTTGCATGAAGGCGAGGTGGAAGAGGCCGAAACCGTCGAGCCCGCCACGGAGCCGGAAGAGGACGGCCCAGTGGAAGAGAAGGAAAAATAG
- a CDS encoding Fic family protein: protein MVRTSGKYTQQLEGYKAFIPFDLPPAPPVEIDEEMYGLLSKADRALGRLDGSIQSLPNPDLFVFMYVRKEAVLSSQIEGTQASLGDVLEVEAQIFDPTRPDDTEETLNYVSALNHGLARLADLPMSLRLIREIHALLMQGVRGQHATPGEFRTTQNWIGAAGVTLKDATFVPPPPDTLSGLLGNLEKYIHEEDTTPLLIRLGLIHAHFETLHPFLDGNGRMGRLLIAFTLCERGALLKPVLYISHYLKRNRAEYYDRLQATRDRGDWEGWMKFFLTGIAVVANEATETARDIVQMREEHRQRLVDNLGRGAANGLKLLESLYLRPIFNVATVSDFLQISPQAANTLTDKFVELGLVEEITGHRRNRIYRYTPYIELFSD from the coding sequence ATGGTGCGTACATCCGGAAAATACACACAACAGCTTGAAGGCTACAAAGCGTTCATCCCTTTTGACCTCCCACCAGCTCCGCCAGTTGAAATTGACGAAGAGATGTACGGGCTCCTGTCAAAGGCGGACAGAGCACTTGGTCGTCTGGACGGATCAATTCAATCGCTACCGAACCCTGACCTCTTCGTGTTCATGTATGTAAGGAAGGAAGCTGTTCTTTCCTCACAAATCGAAGGGACACAGGCATCGTTGGGCGACGTTCTCGAAGTCGAGGCTCAAATATTCGATCCAACTAGGCCCGACGACACTGAAGAAACGCTTAACTACGTCAGTGCGCTGAACCATGGGTTAGCGCGCCTCGCCGACCTTCCAATGTCGCTTCGCCTCATCAGGGAGATTCATGCTCTCTTGATGCAGGGCGTACGCGGGCAGCATGCAACACCTGGCGAGTTCCGTACGACCCAGAACTGGATCGGAGCGGCTGGCGTCACACTCAAAGACGCTACTTTCGTTCCGCCGCCTCCCGATACTCTGTCGGGACTACTCGGCAATCTTGAAAAATACATACATGAAGAAGACACAACGCCGCTTCTGATTAGGCTTGGTTTGATACATGCTCACTTTGAAACCTTGCACCCATTTCTCGATGGCAACGGGCGGATGGGGCGTCTGCTCATCGCGTTTACGCTATGCGAGCGGGGGGCACTGCTCAAGCCAGTCCTCTACATTTCTCACTACCTGAAGAGAAACCGCGCGGAGTACTATGATCGATTGCAAGCAACACGCGATCGAGGCGACTGGGAAGGCTGGATGAAGTTCTTCTTAACTGGGATTGCAGTTGTTGCCAACGAAGCTACTGAAACCGCCCGGGACATTGTTCAAATGCGCGAAGAGCATCGTCAGAGGTTAGTGGACAACCTTGGTCGCGGCGCAGCCAATGGATTGAAATTGCTTGAATCACTCTACCTGAGGCCAATCTTTAACGTCGCAACAGTCTCGGACTTTTTGCAGATTTCGCCGCAAGCCGCGAATACATTGACTGACAAGTTCGTGGAGCTTGGCTTGGTAGAGGAAATAACCGGTCACCGAAGGAACAGGATTTATCGCTACACGCCATACATTGAGCTATTCAGCGACTAG
- a CDS encoding bifunctional sugar phosphate isomerase/epimerase/4-hydroxyphenylpyruvate dioxygenase family protein → MKTSIATVSISGNLREKLEAIAAAGYDGIEIFEQDFIADEGSPRDVGRMVREHGLEITLFQPFRDFEGLPQPLRARAFDRAERKFDVMQELGTDLVLFCSSCHPEALGGIDRAATDFRELGERAAARGLRVGYEALAWGRHVNDHRDAWEIVRRADHPNIGLIVDSFHTLGRKLSPESIRAIPGDRIFFVQLADAPAIEMDLLYWSRHFRNMPGEGDLAVTDFMRAVMATGYAGPISLEIFNDQFRGGNTKAIARDGYRSLMAVMDDVRRSEPTLDVDLPAFPAPIAPKGVAFIEFATRGDEARALGALLSTLGFSHTGQHRNKAVSLWQQGDVRIVLNEETEGYASSAWAARGTTVCDIGLQVGSAAETIARATALGAQSFSQPIGPGELEIPAIRGLSGSLLHFLDDSSGLERVWEVEFEPVEQPNEGAGISRIDHLAQTMSYDDMLSWTLFYTTLFEMAKTPMVDVIDPDGLVRSQALAAPDGALRITLNGADSHRTLAGRFLSDTFGAPLQHMALATDDIFATAEALAARGFQPLPMPANYYADLAARFPLAPEMLVRLQAANILYDADENGEFFQLYSRAFAGGLFFEILQRKGGYAGYGAPNAPFRIAAQKRLTRAKGMPSG, encoded by the coding sequence GTGAAGACCTCGATCGCCACCGTCTCGATATCCGGAAACCTGCGGGAAAAGCTCGAAGCCATTGCGGCAGCGGGCTACGACGGGATCGAGATTTTCGAGCAGGATTTCATCGCCGACGAGGGCAGCCCGCGCGATGTGGGCCGGATGGTCAGGGAACACGGGCTCGAGATCACCCTGTTCCAGCCCTTCCGCGATTTCGAGGGCCTGCCACAGCCGCTGCGGGCCCGCGCCTTCGACCGGGCCGAGCGCAAGTTCGATGTCATGCAGGAGTTGGGCACCGATCTGGTGCTGTTCTGCTCCTCCTGCCACCCCGAGGCGCTGGGCGGGATAGACCGGGCCGCCACCGACTTTCGCGAGCTGGGCGAGCGGGCCGCCGCGCGCGGGCTGAGGGTCGGCTACGAGGCGCTGGCCTGGGGCCGCCACGTGAACGACCATCGCGATGCCTGGGAGATCGTCCGCCGCGCCGACCACCCCAACATCGGCCTGATCGTCGACAGCTTCCACACCCTCGGCCGCAAGCTCTCGCCTGAGAGCATCCGCGCCATTCCCGGCGACCGTATCTTCTTTGTTCAGTTGGCGGATGCCCCCGCCATCGAAATGGACCTGCTCTACTGGTCCCGCCACTTTCGCAACATGCCCGGCGAGGGCGACCTCGCGGTGACAGACTTCATGCGCGCGGTCATGGCCACCGGCTATGCGGGACCGATCAGTCTCGAAATCTTCAATGACCAGTTCCGGGGCGGCAACACAAAGGCCATCGCCCGTGACGGTTATCGTTCGCTCATGGCGGTGATGGATGATGTGCGGCGCTCGGAACCGACGCTGGATGTCGACCTGCCGGCCTTTCCCGCCCCCATCGCCCCTAAGGGCGTGGCCTTCATCGAGTTCGCAACCCGCGGCGACGAGGCGCGTGCGCTGGGCGCGCTGCTCTCCACGCTGGGCTTCTCCCACACCGGCCAGCACCGCAACAAGGCGGTATCGCTCTGGCAGCAGGGCGATGTGCGGATCGTGCTCAACGAGGAAACCGAGGGCTATGCCTCCTCCGCATGGGCCGCGCGGGGAACCACTGTTTGCGACATCGGCCTTCAGGTCGGCTCCGCGGCCGAAACCATTGCCCGCGCCACGGCGCTCGGCGCGCAGAGCTTCTCTCAGCCCATCGGCCCCGGCGAGCTGGAAATCCCGGCCATTCGCGGTCTCTCCGGCAGCCTTCTGCATTTTCTCGATGACAGCAGCGGGCTGGAGCGGGTCTGGGAGGTGGAGTTCGAGCCGGTCGAGCAGCCCAATGAGGGCGCTGGCATAAGCCGGATCGACCACCTCGCACAGACCATGAGCTACGACGACATGCTCAGCTGGACCCTGTTCTACACCACGCTCTTCGAAATGGCCAAAACCCCGATGGTCGATGTGATCGACCCGGACGGGCTGGTGCGCAGCCAGGCCCTCGCCGCGCCCGACGGCGCCCTGCGCATCACCCTCAACGGGGCCGATAGTCACCGCACCCTCGCAGGCCGCTTCCTGTCAGACACCTTCGGCGCGCCGCTCCAGCACATGGCGCTGGCCACGGACGACATCTTCGCCACTGCCGAGGCCCTCGCCGCCCGCGGTTTCCAGCCCTTGCCCATGCCCGCCAACTACTACGCCGACCTCGCGGCGCGCTTTCCGCTGGCGCCAGAAATGCTGGTGCGCCTGCAGGCCGCCAACATCCTCTACGACGCCGACGAGAACGGCGAATTCTTCCAGCTCTACAGCCGCGCCTTCGCCGGCGGCCTCTTCTTCGAGATCCTGCAGCGCAAAGGCGGCTACGCCGGCTACGGCGCCCCCAACGCGCCCTTCCGCATCGCCGCGCAAAAGCGCCTCACGCGGGCAAAGGGCATGCCCAGCGGCTAG
- a CDS encoding transglutaminase domain-containing protein, with amino-acid sequence MRYDVKLQIEYEYQGTSDHARNLLHLLPAEIPDRQRISASLLTVDPIPSERRDLFDFYGNLMTFIAFHEPIDKISLTLAARAERLLQPPGLELSPPLAQMPSEISAHNAIGGTAPHHFLGPSPRVSPDPDISAFARNVAASNMPVLEAVRSLGKALHEEMSFDPEATEVDTPASEAFAARHGVCQDFSHIMIAGLRALGIPAGYVSGFLRTIPPEGETRLEGADAMHAWVRAWCGAQLGWVEFDPTNNISAGMDHITVAVGRDYGDVAPVKGVIRTAGEQDTHHSVDVIPLTAA; translated from the coding sequence GTGCGCTACGATGTGAAACTCCAGATCGAGTACGAGTATCAGGGCACCTCCGACCATGCCCGCAACCTGCTCCACCTATTGCCAGCCGAAATCCCCGACAGGCAGCGCATTTCTGCCAGCCTGCTGACGGTCGACCCGATCCCGAGCGAGCGCCGCGACCTGTTCGACTTCTACGGCAACCTGATGACCTTCATCGCCTTCCACGAGCCGATCGACAAAATCTCGCTGACCCTCGCCGCCCGGGCCGAGCGGCTGCTGCAACCGCCGGGGCTGGAGCTGTCTCCGCCGCTGGCGCAAATGCCCTCCGAGATCTCGGCGCACAACGCCATCGGCGGCACCGCCCCGCATCACTTTCTCGGCCCCAGCCCGCGTGTGTCGCCCGACCCGGATATCAGCGCCTTCGCCCGCAATGTGGCCGCCTCAAACATGCCCGTGCTTGAGGCGGTGCGCAGCCTCGGCAAGGCGCTGCATGAAGAGATGAGCTTTGATCCCGAGGCCACCGAGGTTGATACCCCCGCGTCCGAAGCCTTCGCGGCCCGCCACGGGGTGTGTCAGGACTTCTCGCACATCATGATCGCGGGCCTGCGTGCGCTTGGCATCCCTGCTGGCTATGTCTCGGGCTTCCTTCGCACCATCCCGCCTGAGGGCGAAACCCGGCTCGAAGGCGCCGATGCCATGCACGCATGGGTGCGAGCGTGGTGCGGCGCGCAACTCGGCTGGGTGGAGTTCGACCCGACCAATAACATCAGTGCCGGGATGGACCATATCACCGTTGCAGTCGGCCGGGATTACGGCGATGTCGCGCCCGTCAAAGGCGTCATCCGCACCGCCGGGGAGCAAGACACGCACCATAGCGTCGACGTGATTCCCCTCACCGCCGCCTGA